The window GCTCCTCCCAGAAGCCTTCTCTAGCTCTTTAGGATTTCCTCTGAGCTCTGAGTATACCTCCAAGCAGTTACTGTACCGTGTGGTCATTTTGTATCAGTCAGCTATTGTTGCAGtgatgctgtgtaacaaatcacccccaTATTTGCTGGCTTACCACAGGAAATGCTTGTTTTGTCACTCCTAGATCTTCAGGATGACTGCAGCAAGTCTGGCCAAGGCTGTGGGCCAGCAGGGTTTGGCTCCAGGCCTTGGGTCGGTTTCAGGTCCCCTTCAGGTGTCTTGTTCTGGGTGCTTGGCTCACGGCAGATCACCAGAGCACAAGAGGCCAAGTCTCAAAATGCAAGTGTATTTAAGGCCTCTGCTCTCATGATAGCCTCTGACACACCGTTGTCCCCAGCCAAGGTCTGTGGGCCAAGAAGTACCCTCCAGGCCTGTGTCTGAGTCTTGTGTGGTCCGAGTGCCAGTGAAGAGTGGCTGCTCAGAGTCTGTGAGGATCAGAGGCCCCCACCTGGGACCACCTGCTTGGCTGCTGCTGTCCTTGCCAGTGCTGGAGCCGTCCACACAAGACCTCTTCCACTGGGGACGTCTTTAATTAAGTAATGTTTCTTCCTCCTTGTGCATCTAACTGATTGAGTCCCTCTGGTAGACTACCTGTCTGATCTAGAAAgcaaattcaggggcgcctgggtggctcagtcggttgagcgtccaacttcggcttgggtcatgatctcgcggtccgtgggttcgagccccgcgtcgggctctgggcctgatggctcagagcctggagcctgcttccgattctgtgtctccctctctctctgcccctcccccgttcatgctctgtctctctctgtctcaaaaataaataaacgttaaaaaaaaaaaaaaaagaaagcaaattcatCCTCCCGAGGCGGAAAGGAGTCCCAAGAGTTTAATTCCTTTGTCCCAGGACACAGTGGCATGGCACACCCAGCAGGTGCTTTATCAGCGTTGGCCCAATCGAAAGGCAGGCGCTCAGCAGGGTCACTTTCCTTCCCAAGGGGCTTCCCTGGTGGCGCCCCTTGGAGCAGAACCCCTCCAGGGCCCCCTTCCCCTcgtttccttctctgcttcctccctgctgGCTCACCCCCTGCTCTGGCCTCTTCCCTGCTGGCGGCCACACGCCTTCTTTTTCTGAGTGCATCATTTCTCCCAGATGCCGAGACTCGGCGAATGAGGTTGCCAGAAACACAGGCTGGAaaccagaaatgttttttttcaagaagaaagaggattttaaaatCTTGGCTTGAGAGTCTTGCTCAAAGAGACAGCGAATAGCAAATCTTCCTTTGGAACTTAGAGTCTCTCCAGCTCCCCAGTTTGGACGCATTCAAAAGGGGGATTCTTCGGGGGCTTGAAGGGATTTTGTTTTGACCTGCACCTTTGCCCTCACCTCTGAGCCTTGGTTCATACTTTTCCCCTTTCAGGGAAAGACCTTTCCCTGCTCTAAAGGCCCCTGGCTCCGATTCACCCTTCATGGCTCAGTGCAATGcctcctcctccatgaagcctcccTGATCCCTTCAGCCTTTCGGTGCCCTCAGTGCTCACTGGTGAGGGGCGAGTAAATGAGTGTGGACGGCACTGGGTTCAAGTCCAGGCCCTGCCAGCTGTGTGAGCTTCAGCAGGTCCCCCAGCGCCCCTGGGCCTCACTTGCCTGCCGGCACAACGGGGATGGTAAGAGCAGCACCTCTTTCGGGGGTCCTGGAAGAACTCAACCACACCTACCCCGGAGGGCCTGGCCATGGCAGGTGCCAGGGACCGTTGCTTCTCCACAGCCGTCCCAGGGGTTCTGCAAATGCCTCATGCCCTTCCACACCCCTAGCAGCCTGCTCAGGCTGAGAAGAGGCTTGTAGTGAGCCCAGCTTGGGGGACACCACCCGCGGATGCAGGAGTTTCTGGGCTCTGCCTCCCCCGCCAGGGTCTCAGACCTACCCTGTGGTTTCCCTGAGACCCTGGGAAAGCTTGGCTTATGTCCCCCCCTGCTCCTGCAGAGAGCTTACTTCACTACCCACAGACAAGGATTGTCATCTGGCAAAGGCTTTATTTAAATTAACGTCCCATAAAAAGATGGGATGTCACTTCCCCAGCCTCGGCAGCCGTGAGACGAGACGGCCTTAAAGCTAGTGACCCGCTCCCCGGGTTTGAAGCATTACAGAAACATTTTGCTGGTGGGCGTACAGGTCTCTCCCTTCAGCAGGGATGATTCTGGCCGGATCGCACCCGGGTGCTAACTCTCTTCTCACACTTGGGGTGGCAGGATGTAGCGAAACAGCCCTGGGTTTGGTGTCTGTCTGAATTCCTGCTGTGGCCCTGACCAGCAGGGGGCTGTGGTGGTCCCTTCCCTGGGGAGGGGAAGCTGTGTGCACCAGCCGAGATGGTGTGGGCCCTGGCTGGCTCCCAGGATGCCAGACCCCTCTCTTGGGCCCCTAACTACCCGGTCCAGGTGAACTCCCTAAAGtgccaattttaaaaaggaaattttatttatttttgttgttcatttatattgagagagagagagagagagagagagcacaaataggggaaaggaagagaaagagatagagagaatctctgggatgacagcatggagcccaatgcagggctcgaactcacaaaccctgagatcatgacctgagctgagaccgaGAGCAGGacgtttagccgactgagccacccaggtgcccccaccgaAGTGCCAACTTTACTAGGTGACTCTTTTGGTCAACATCTcaggactttaaaaatataatcaacatTCTTCTCCTTGGCATTGAAGTCCCTCTGGGATCTGACCCCTGCCCGTGCTCCTGCCCTGTGACCTTGGTGTTCCCACCCACGAGGGGTGGTTACCTCTTGgagccccagcctctgccccaccttctctctcatctctgtctccaaacactccctccttcctgtctTGGCACCTTTGCTCATTGGCAGACAGGACTGGGTTCAGACTCTCCTCTGGATCATCAGGGTTCTAAGTAACCCAAATCAACTCTGGCTGATTTAAGCAGAATATGAGTTTGATAAAAAGGCGGGTGAGCCGCCACGGAATTGGCTGGAGAACCAGGCTGGGGGGCGGTCGGGGCACCTTGGGCTGAAAGCAACAGCAAACCCAACTCGAAGTCAGAAAAGAAGTTCGGTTCCCTGTTAACAAGCTGAAGGCCaaggggagggcctggggggccGGAGGGTGGGTGTTCATTCAGGGGCTCCGTGATGGACGCCTAGGGCCCAGGCTTGCCATCTGCTCTGCGCGGTCTCCGGGTGCTCGCAAAGGTGGCTGGCGCGTCCCGTCCCGTCCCGTCCCGACGCGTAGGGGAGCCCGTCGAGCCCTGTGAGTCGGGGTTCGGGTTAGGGCTCAGCGCGGAGGTCAGCCAGTCCCGGGAGTTAGAGAATTTGCCGCCATCCCCTGGGCGGCCCTCTTCTCACTCTCATTGGCCAGACGGGCGTCACCTGCCTACGCGTCGCCCAATCACGGGCAGGATGCGGGCCAATCAGAAGGCTTGTCTGTAGCCGGTGGGCTTGCAGGTGCACCCGGGTGGAAGCCGGTTCGGCAAGACCTCGCGGAGCCTGGCGGTGGCGCGGGGACAGGAGCCGGCGGTCCCACCCCGCGGCGAGTGTCCTAGCAGCTCTTGGCTCACTCGCTGAGCCTGGACGCCACCCCAGTGCCCACCACCTGGGGAGTGGAGGGGTCAGCTCTGGAAGGTCCTCGACCAGGCGCACCCGCACAGCCCCGCGCCGGGACGGGGAGACCTCGACGCCGTGGCAGCAAGAGACGAAAGTAGGTGTAAAGGAGCCTGAAGTGCAGAAACATGCTTGTTTCTTACAAATCTGAAAACGGAGGGAGCGCGTGCCTTTCGGCAACGGCTGTGGACGGCAGGAGGCCGTCCGGGGGCCCTGGGGGCAGGCACTTCGCCCCTTTTATCTCTGGGTCCCACTGGCAGCCTCTGGGGGCCATCTCTGGCCCAGGTTGATGCCAAGCGGGCGGCCTGTCTTTGGGTCTCAGGGCTGGAAGCGTCCCCTCCCCACCGAGCCTCATTCTTGCTGTGCGAGGCAGACGGAACTTATGTTCTTGATTCTCTGTGCGGACTTGAACTCTTTGTCACGTAGCCCTTTCTAGCAATCTATTCGGCTTACTGATTTAAATTACTGCCTCCCCTAGAACAGGGCTCCTCAACCCTGGGCGCTACTGGCCTTTGGGGCAGGTAAACTGCCTGCTCGGGGCCATCCGGTGCATTGACgaccctgacccccaccccctggaTTGCCAGTAGCACCCTGACCCCAGGGTTATGGAAAAAccgtctccagacattgccaagtgtcctCTGGggcaccgcccccacccccccccccccccccccccccccccccggttgaGAACCACGGCCCTGGGACCGCAGCATCCTGGGGGCAGGGAGTTTGGTCTGGTTTGTTCACTGAGGTGtccacctctgcccctgccccaaggAGAGGGTCTGGAACCTGGGGGGCGCTAAATGCTTGCAGAGTGTTGCCGAGTGAATGGAATGCTTCTTAGATCCCCTGCAGAGCCAGCGGGAGCTGTTGTCCCATTTCCCAGGTGAGGGAAATGAGGCTCTGGAAGGCGGAGCCTGCCGCAGGTAAGCGCGTGGGTAGCGGGTGCCAGGAACAGGTCACGGGTGACCGTGCCTTTGGTGCCCCAGTGCAGGGGGAGCCTTCAGTTAGTGggtgccaggggcaggggtgggggtagggagccGGTGGTCCAAGGGCACGAACTGTGAGCTGTAAGATGAATGaggcctggggggctcattcggttgagcatccaacttcggctcaggtcacgacctcgcggtttgtgggttcgagccccgcgtcgggctctgtgccgaccactcggagcccggagcctgcttcggattctgtgtctccctctctctgcccctcccctactcacactctgtctctctgtctcagaaataaataaacattaaaaaaacttaaaaacaatggtGATTATAGCCGACCACACTGTTGTGACACCATATTGTACCAGTGACATTTGCTGAGTGTAGAGCTTacgtgttcacacacacacacacacacacacacacaccccgtgaAAAGGGGAGGTGATTGATGAGCTGGTTAGTTAGTTGGGGTGCCCTTCCACAGTGGATCTGTGTGTCCAGTCATCATAGCGTatgctttaaatatcttacattttGTCGGTCCTATCTCAGCAAAGCCGAacaaaccgccccccccccccgcccaccccgacCAAGTGGAGATTTTGGGGGGATGCTGGCATGGAAAGCCAGGGGACGGTCTGGACTCGGCCCctggaggcagagcctggggcGGGTCAGCCTGCCTGTTGGGTGCACAGCCCCTGCCCCCGGCTGGAGGCACTAGGCCCGTCTGAGAAAGTCTCCCGGCTGCCCGAGTGGCTGGGCGCCGATTGACGGGTTCTGGGAGACCGGCTGCAGTCAATCTGAATCAACTTGGGGCCTGATTTGAAATTCAAATCCTGGCTACACAGAAAATTAATATGAATTTCGTATTCTGTTACTCTCGCAGACCCAGCCGTGTCTCTGCCCGGCCGGGCCCCGGGGCGCCGCAGGCTCCCCCGCCGACGCCCGCCCGCCTCCTGCTCCCCCGTGGCCCCCCGCGCTCTAGAACGGGGGGCTTCGCAGGAGAACGGCTGCCCTCTGGATATTTCACCTGCAGGTAAGCCACAAAACAGAACGGTGGAACGACTGGGGCCAGCCTCCCCCAGCAAAGGTGGGCGGGAGCATCTGAAATGGGGTGTCCGGGCAGAGCCTCACCAGTGCCACCCGCATTTCCGAGCAGCCCGAAGGCCTGGCCTTTGGACGgaggcaggggctctggggaTTGGGGAGGAAGGGACGCTGGCCAGGCCTGGGCAGGGCAGTGGGCCCTGTGGGCCACCTGTCCCCGTGAGGAAGGGGGGGAGCCACCTGCTGGAGGAGGCTCTCCGACCCCCGCATCTGGGGCTGGCACATCTGCCTCCATTGCAGCAGGGCCCCGAGTACGGCCTGGCTCTGGGGTCTCTGTGCTGCTCCTTCCTGCAGTGGGTCAGGGCTGTGCCaggaccccacccccagccccgtcGTCCACCCCTTTTCTGTCCAGCCCCACACCGAGAACCCAGCCACTCCCACACTCTGTAACCTCCCGTGGCTCCCTATTGCCCGAGAGGCATTAAGGCCTGggcttggtggtggtggtggtggtggtgggaggttAAATCCTGGCTCGATCAGTGTATTAGCCtagtggccttgagcaagtttcttagTCTCTTTGTGCCTCGGTTTCTTCTGTCCAGGGAGATAAGAGCACCCAGCTCTCAAGCCTCCCTCCTCGCCCGCCTCCTCACACTCCGGATGAGGCCGAGGTCCTCTGGCCCTGCCCTTGCCCGTGCTCAGCTCCGCCCAGCCTCCCCCCTCCGCCGTTCCCTCTGCCggccttctccttctccttgtctGCCTGAGCCCGACGCATCCTGCAAACATCTGCTCGGTTCTGTCCCAAGAAGTGTCCCGGCCCTGCGGGCGGCCAGGCATCTCCTGCCCTTAGACCCGCCGCCCCTGTGCGTGGCTGTCACCGAATGGCCGTCTGTGTCTGTCAGACCGTGGGCTCCTGGGGGACCTGGGCTGGCACATACTCATATTTACTCTCTGTGCTCCTAGCCTGGCCCCGCGCTGTTTGGGGAGCCTGTTTCCTCCTGCCTGGCTCGGCCCTGCTGATCTTCAGGGCGTGCCCGCTGGGGTGTTTCTGAGCCTCCCGGAAGCCCACCGGCATTCCCAGTCCCCACAGCTGGGGGATTTGGCCTGGGCACCTAAGCATAGGGCCCCTCCCCAATGGCCCTGCCTCCTGGGCCCAGCGGTAGAGGGCTGGGCATCCTCTCGGCGTCCAGATGTGGCTCTGAGCTCTGTCCTGGGCTCTGCGGGACGTGCAACCTTTCCCAGAATTGCATGACTGACTGTGATCGTCTTTGTTACTGTTGGGAGGCCGTTTGGCACGTGGGAGGGGGGTTGTGTCTGAGGCAGCCTTTGTCCTTGTGCTCCATGAGGCAGGGTCCAGAGCCCGGGGCTCTCTGTCCCTGCTGTGTACCCACCCACTGCCAGAcccacagtaggtgctcactgatgaatggatgaagacatCAGTGGGCTTTTCCCAGAAGTCAGCCTTGCTGAGCCTTACCCTGCCGAGTGCCTCCCAAGTGGCGTCCGGGCCCAGGGCGGGGCGCAGTTGGCACCTCGCTGCCCTCCAGGCTGAAGTGCCTGGACCTCGGCCCGTGGGTACAGAGCTGGCTCCCTTGGGGTGCAGTCCCCGCTCCCCTCAGGGCCCACTGATAGGTCCGCAGCCAGCCTCTCAAATACACGACCTGGGCACCCGCCTCCCAGGCCACTTGCTGGGTGGGCCGTGCTGGGGGCTCTGGCCGCCACAGGAGGGCGATGGGTGGCTGGCCATCTGTCGCTCATTTGTCTCTGTCCTGCcgcctgccccccctccccccaccagccaccAGTGCTTTATTTACGGCCGGCTTGAGGGGCTTGCTAAATCCTTCCTGGATCAGGCTCCATTTGTCAGCCTCATCTGACGGGGGCTGACCAGGGCCTCATCACTCTCCTGTCCTAGCTTCCCTGCTCCCCGTCTCCTCCAGCCTTTCCGGTGAGGGAAGGGGAGccggaggggaaggaaaggaatttttattaatgGTTGTAATAGCACTGACTTCTCAAGGGCTCATCTGTTTCCTCCCCGACAGTTCTACGGGGCAGGCATGAGcatgcagagaaacagagaggttgAGGGGCCTCCCGATGTCACACAGCAAGGAGTCAGGGGTGCtgaggtttgaacccaggcagcccgGTCCGTGGTCTGTGCTCTTCAGACTCCGCCTCACTGCTTTAGTACTAGACAGAAGCCGTGTCGGGGTGACAGAGGAGAGGCCCTCCCCCAGGCAGTCACTTAGCAGGTGTTTCTGAATCCcggggcactggggacacagagaggatACCTGTCAAAAACATGTCATTTATCCATTCCGTTAATCTTCTGAAGTCAAGTACATATAAGCAAGGTGCTGTCACTAgccccattttatgaatgaggaaacaggcacagggGTGTTAagagacttgctcaaggtcacacagcgaggaAGTGGGGAAGACGGGGTTTGCCAGCTGTCTCGTGCCTTGGGGATGTTTGCGATCTAGCTGGGGAGACCAAAGGAGTCTGGCCGTCACCACGCAGCGCTGTAGGATCcccagggagcacagaggagtcTGAGCACAGATAGAAGCCTGACAGGCTGACCTGTGGAGGGACGGCCGTCCTAGGAGGAGACAGCGGAAAGTTCCCTGCGTGGAGGTCTGGGGGTGCCCAGCCCCCACCAGTGACACACTTAACCCTCATGCCCCACCACTGCCTCACTGGCTGCAGggcacacagtgtgagtggggttgGCCCTTGCCCTCTGGGGCTCCTCTGGGACAGGCCCAGCTGCCGGCCACCTGGCACTGAGGCCCTGCGgagcactgggcatggagtcctCTATTCCCCTGGGGACCATCTGGATCCAGGTGGAGTGGGCTGGgaaccaggcacccctgctattGGGGATGCAAATGCCTTGGTTGGCGGAGCCTGGGACTGAGGCCCGCAGGTGCCCACCCCAGCACCTCCCCAGGCCCCGGGCCTTCCCATCCGCCCCGTTTCCCCTCACTCTAGCCACCATGGACTCGCTCCCCTGTACTGTCTTGTCTGATAGAGTTTAGATTTACCACTGGAGGCCTTATGTCACTGAACCATTGAAAAGTCATTCTTAAGTGCTCATATGAATTTCAGCTTTCACCTCCCCTCGCTCATTACCCTCCGTATGCTTCCAAGGCGCTGGGCtgaagagaaagacagggaagaaGAGTTTATGGTGGGGAGAGAGTGTTTGCAGAGGGGCACGAGGCTTGAGACTTTTGCCACCCAtgtgctgtgtgactctggatacataacctctctgtgcatCAGGGCTCTGGGTTGGAGAAACCTATGGGTGTGGGGAAGGTCGTTGACCCCACTGTACAAAAACATCCtaatttctctgtgcctgagGACCTGTGTTAGTTTTTATCCAGTAGGGTCACATTATGGGGACATCTCCTCGCTATCCTGTCCTCTGTGACCGTGGACCCTACCCCCTAGCTCAGCCATTGGTATAGGGTGGTGTTTTCCTAAGTGTCATACACGTTCCACTGGGTGTGCAGGACGCTGGGGCCCAAGATGACAGCTTCAGGGACACAAGGGAACTACTTGGGCTGTTGGAGATGCTCTTTATCTTGACTAGTAGTGGTCACGTGACCAcatgtatttgttaaaatttgtaCAACTGTGCACTAAGAAGGGTGAgcttaactgtgtgtgtgtgtgtgtgtgtgtgtgtgtgtgtgtgtgtgtgagatatcTTCGTTAAGGATACTTTTTTAGAAAAGTCTTGTGCATGTTTGTTAGAGTTACTTCTAGgtagttaatattttttgttgATACTATGCAGGGTAtcttttcaaaattacatttcctgcttattgctggtgtatagaaatgtaattgtGATATTTCTAAGTAGAGCTTACGCCCAGAAATGGTTTTGAGTTCTCTTAGTgcttctaataatttatttattagattgtagatctcttttgggttttctaggTAGGTatgttattttttgaaatttttaaaaatgtttattttttgagagagagagagagagacagagagacagagcatgagcaggggaggggcagagagagagggagacacggaatccgaagcaggttccgggctccgagctggcagcacagagcccgacgcggggctcgaacccactagccgcgagatcatgacccgagctgaaggtgaacgcttaaccgaccgagcctccccaggcgcccccctctaaGAACAACTTTTGCCGCACTTTGCAAGTTTTGACATACGGCATTTTCATGACCACCTGATCCCAGCAATTAAGAGCATCCATGTTCTTCCTGGCCCCAGGAGATGAAGTCCATTTTCTAGAAGAGAGAAATTGGGGAAGTGGTATTGTTAGTGCAGGTGATGCAGGTCCTGTCAGGGCTTTCAAGAGGCCTCAGAAGAGCTGTTGTAttgtcttgttttgtgttttactttggTCTGACGCAACATTTGGGAAGGAGCAAGTTGCAGAATTATGCTTTATGTCACCTGCCATCTTGTTCTGCCTGTGACCGGAAGTTTCCACCAGAAGTTTCCACACCTGCGGCTTCTTGGGAGTCAGAGTTGAGGGAACACCGAGAATGGAGTTGGAGACTAGGGCTGTGAGCAGCCCCTGAAAGGTGTCCACGCCTCGGTCCCGAGGTCCCACGTGGAGCTCCGTGGGCACGGCCACCGCCTGGCTTTTAGGCAGCTGAATTTCAGCAAATTTGGGAAGTGACTTACCCCTTTTTGTCAAGAGCCTTTCAGTTGTCTTAGGAATCCCACTTTGGGGACTGGAGGCGGGAAAAAGAATTCGGACAAAGAGGTAAATAGATGAGATGTTTATCAGAATCATTTACGAGAGTAAAAAATCCAGAAGTTGAGGGTAATGAGTTCTTCTGTATCGacctgttaaaagaaaaatgctggtgatgaaaacttttaataaGAGGCTGAAATGCTTATGGTTAcgttttaagtgaaaaaagcaaaaggcaagATTATGCATACCacgtgatgtgtgtgtgtgtgtggaaaaatTACGAATTGAAAACATCCAGAAGAAATATGCCCGCACGTGGTCAGGCAGGTCCCCAGCTGGTGAGACTTACCACCGTGTATTTCCGCCAATATACCATTTAGGAAAAGAGCGGTGTCAGGGCAGCCTGGTCACGCAGCAGGAGAGGTCGCTCATTTCCAGCGAGGTCTCAGTGCCGGTGTGTGTGGATCTCCTTTGAGCTACGTGACATCTCTCCTGGTTGGCACTGTTACTGTCCCATTTACAGGCGAGGACACCGAGGCCCAGAGCAGTTCAGCGATTTGCCAGACATCACATacccagtaagtggcagagctggggtctcAACCCAGtgtcagggagagagagccaTCAGGTGACCTGCCCCCTGTGGCCGACACGCCCGAGCCCGGCTTCTCCCGGACTGGCCTTTCCCTACTGGTGCCCAGGTCTGCCTGTGGGGCCGGACTTTCTCTCCCGCACCTGGAGCCCACCCCGTCCCTGCGGGTCTCCCACCTGCAAGCCCCCGACCCTCCTATTCCTGCCTGTGCTGTGCCCCGAGCACCCGCCTCCCGAGGGAGACCCTTCTGGCAACCCCCTCTGCCACTGGCAACGCAGCCCTGGCCCAGGAGGAGAGCGGGGGCCTGTGCCCGCACTCCCGTCACCCCCGTCACAGGGCAGGTTCCGCAGCACGAAGACGGAGGCTGCCCCAGGCCAGGCACCTGCCTTGCTCCCCTGCAAGGAGGGATCGCTGCTCCCATTttgcaggggaggaaactgagggtcagccATGT is drawn from Panthera leo isolate Ple1 chromosome B1, P.leo_Ple1_pat1.1, whole genome shotgun sequence and contains these coding sequences:
- the LOC122218545 gene encoding uncharacterized protein LOC122218545, whose translation is MVRAAPLSGVLEELNHTYPGGPGHGRRASPAYASPNHGQDAGQSEGLSVAAWTPPQCPPPGEWRGQLWKVLDQAHPHSPAPGRGDLDAVAARDENPAVSLPGRAPGRRRLPRRRPPASCSPVAPRALERGASQENGCPLDISPAGEDTEAQSSSAICQTSHTQRGLEEQTFILSRSGGWEFKTTAWAALQLTASVLLACPPCGRPLPELFVACTLAQAVLSARDAVACSRKPLKMKKNVRGENEDKLTPL